The window TTTAAGGGGGTGCCCAGATGTCAAAAATCAGGGTTTTGGTGGTCGATGATTCAGCCTTTATGCGTAAAGTTATCTCCGACCTGATCAATGCCGATCCCCAGCTGGAAGTGGTGGGAACAGCGCGTAATGGCGAGGAGGCGTTGGCTAAAATTGGCCAACTCCAGCCCGATGTAGTCACCATGGATGTAGAAATGCCGGTTATGGATGGGCTAACCGCGCTGGATAAAATCATGAGGAGCCAACCCTTACCGGTGATTATGCTGTCCAGCGTTACCCAGTCCGGCCCCGCAGCGACCATGAAGGCCCTGGAGAAGGGAGCGATTGATTTTATCGCGAAACCATCTGGCCCAATTTCACTGGATATTAACCAGGTCCAAAATGAACTAATCTTGAAGATAAAAACTTCCAAGCAGGCCAGACTGACGAAATCATCAGGGCGGATATTATCCCAGAGGTCCTTTAACATTAAACCCCCGGTTTCAGTTTGTGAGCCCCAGCTAAACCGTTTAGTTTTGATTGGTACTTCCACCGGGGGACCCAGGGCCTTAAATGAGGTTATACCGGCTTTACCGGCTAATTTCCCGGCCGGGGTGTTGATTGTTCAGCATATGCCGCCTGGGTTTACCCGTTCCCTGGCCGAGCGATTGGACAACCTGTCGGCCATTCATGTTAAGGAAGCGGTGGATGGTGACGAAGTTCGGGCTGGTGTGGCTTATATTGCGCCGGGGGACTACCACATGGTTTTAACTGCCAATGGAAGAACAGGTGATCGTCATTTATTTATTCATTTAACTCAAGACCCCCCAATTGCCGGCCACCGTCCTTCGGTCGATGTAATGATTTCGTCTGCGGCGGAAGTTTTCTGGGGGCCGGTCGTAGCTGTTATTCTCACGGGAATGGGACAGGATGGCACACAAGGAGTAAAAAAATTAAAAAGTCGGGGTCAGAGCAAGGTGATTGCTGAGGACCAGTCTACCTGTGTCGTCTATGGGATGCCCAAAGCAGCAATTGAGTCAGGTTGTGTTGATAAAGTTGTTCCGCTGCCGCTGGTGGCGGATGAGATAATGCACATGATTTGAATAGGGGGCAAGGAACATGGATTTAACGCAATACCTGGAGTTATTTCTGATAGAATCTAGAGAACATTTGGAAAACCTGAATCAATACTTATTGGAGCTAGAAAACAATCCTCAGAACAACATGGTGGTGGATGAGATTTTTCGGGCTGCGCATACCTTGAAGGGGATGGCGGCGACCATGGGTTACGACGGAATTACTGAGTTGACGCACGAGATGGAAAATGTTCTGTCCCGACTGCGCAATGGTGAGCTCCGCGCCGACAGCCAGCTGATCGATCTACTCCTGCAGTGTGTAGATGCTTTGCAAAACATGGTCGAAGCAATTGAAAATGGAGGGAACAGCGGTCCATCGATAGAGGGGTTGGTGGCACAATTGGTAGCGGTCGGACAGTTAGCGGCGATGGTTGAACCGGTAGAAGCAGAGATGGTCAGCATTGAATCCCAACCAGCCGGGAATCAGATGGCCTATAACTCCTACGAGATCGCCCTGCTTAAAGAGGCGAAAATCAAAGGTTTTTCTTCCTTTTTACTAACTGTCAAAGTCGCTCCTGAGTGTTTAATGAAGTCAGTGCGGGCCTTTATGGTCTTCAAACAATTAGAAGAAATCGGCGAAATTATAAAAAGCATTCCCCCAGCCCAGGATCTGGAGGAGGGCAACTTTGACTGGGGTTTTCAAGTATTATTGATAACCAGAGAAGCACCCTCAGTCATTGCCCAAAGATTGAGTACCATCTCTGAGATCACTTTAATCGCCTGTGAACCAGTGGACGTGGAGGAAGCCAGACGACCAGTTAATGAGCCAGGAGAAGCAGTGAGTAAAGCTGACAATGGTAGTGATGAACATCTGTTGTCACGGACGGGTAAACCGCGGCAGACGGTGCGAGTCGATATTGAGCGTCTAGATAACTTAATGAACCTGGTTGGTGAACTGGTGATCAATAAGACGCGTCTCGAACAAATTGGGCTTACCAATCGTTTACCTGAATTGAGTGAGACTGTCGAACAGTTTGACCGGATAACCACGGATTTACAGTCACTGGTGATGAAGGTCAGAATGGTTCCCGTGGAGCAGGTCTTTAACCGTTTTCCCCGAATGGTCAGGGATTTGGCCAGAGAGCTAGGAAAAGACATTAATTTCCAGATGGAGGGCAAGGAGACTGAGCTTGACCGGACGGTAATTGATGAGATTGGCGAACCTCTAGTCCATTTATTGCGCAATGCCATTGATCACGGCATTGAAAAACCGCAAGAGCGACGTCAGGTTGGTAAACCGGCCGAAGGTTTGGTCAGACTGGTGGCGCGTCACGAAGGCAACCACGTGATTATTGAGGTTGAAGACGATGGTAGGGGAATTAGTCTAGAAAAAATCCGGTCCAAGGCCGTGGCAAAAGGCTTAATTGGAGCGAAAGAAGCGGAACTGCTCGAGCCTAATGCAATTTTAAACTTTATCTTCCAGCCGGGCTTCAGTACGGCCGATGAAGTGACGGATATTTCCGGTCGGGGTGTGGGTCTGGATGTGGTGAAGACTAAAATTGAGTCATTGAGTGGTAGCATTGAAATAGCATCAGTTCCCGGGATGGGAACTAAATTTAAAATCAGCCTGCCATTAACTTTAGCGATCATCCAGGCTTTACTGGTTAATGTAGGACAAGAAATATATGCCATCCCGTTAAGTTCGGTCGATGAGACTACGATCGTTGTGCCGGAAAACATCAAACGCGTTCAACATCAGGAAGTGGTAGTATTGCGCGGTTCGGTTTTACCGATTATTCGACTCCACACCCTGCTCAATGTGCCTGGTACACAGGAGCTGGCTGAGGAACTGTACATCGTGGTGGTCAGAAAAGGGGATAAGCGGGCCGGTTTGGTCGTTGATTCCCTGATTGGACAACAGGAGATCGTCATCAAATCTCTGGGTAAATTGCTGACTGGCATACCAGGATTGGCCGGAGCGGCCATTTTAGGTAATGGAGAGGTTTCTTTAATTCTTGATGTTGGGAGCCTGTTTTAGTGAAAACTACAAGAAGGGAGTGTTTTGGATGAATGTGAGCCAAACAGGGGTTTATGGTCAAGAATTACAGCTAGTTGCCTTTATTTTAGGAACGGAAGAGTACGCAGCGGATATCCTGCTGGTCCAGGAAATTAATCGTTTGCTGAAAATTACTCGCGTTCCCAAGGCCCCTGAGTTTATTGAAGGTGTGATCAACCTGAGGGGAAACGTGATCCCGGTTTTCGATCTGCATAAACGGCTTGACTTGGGTAAGCGCAAAGATACAGACCGAACCCGGATTATTATCGTTCAGGTTAACGATATTCGGGCTGGGCTAATTGTTGATGGAGTAACTGAGGTGCTTCGCCTCAAGGCGGATCAAGTGGAACTTCCCTCAACCCTGGATAGTACGGTTGCCCTTGACTTTATTGCCGGCGTTGGCAAGCTGAATGATCGGTTGCTAATGTTGCTTAAAATTGATAAAGTTCTTGGGCTTGAGGCGGTTAATTGATTTCATCGAACCTCGGATTGATGAATTTTCTCGAACTTAAAATTTGGGATGGTGTAAATGATGGTTGAAGATTTTTCCGAACTTTCGGCTATGCAAATCGATGCTCTACGGGAAATTGGTAATATCGGTGCCGGCAATGCCGCCACCGCCCTGGCCCAACTCTTGAACCGGCGGATTAATATGGCGGTTCCGAGGATAAGCATCGTTCCTTTTCCGAAAGTTCCAGAAGCAGTAGGGGGAGCAGAGCGCTTGATGGTTGGGGTATACCTGCGGGTTCAAGGATCTGCCCCGGGCAACATCCTGTTTTTGTTGCCTATTACCAATGCTTATTTACTGGTCGATATGTTGCTAGGTTTACCGCGGGGGACGACTACTGCGCTGGATGATATGGGTCAATCAGTATTGCAGGAGGTTGGCAATATCCTGGCTGGAGCTTATCTGAATGCTCTGTCGATGTTTACTTCCCTTAACATGGTTCCGTCTGTCCCTGCTCTGGCGGTTGATATGGCTGGGGCTATCTTGAGCGCTGTTTTATTCCAATTAGGGGAAGTAGGTGATCACGCCCTGTTGGTCGAAACCCAATTCACAGAAAATGAAATCCAGGTCATTGGCCACTTTTTTCTCCTGCCAGAACCAGAAGCATTGGATACCATTATGTCTGGACTTGGGGTGAATATCCAATGAGCAGGGTGATCCAGGTAGGAATGGCTGACCTGCGTGTGGCTAAAGCCCCAGATAAATTGATGACCGCTGGCCTGGGTTCGTGTATTGGTATTTGCTTGTATGATCCAATCGCCAAAATTGGTGGTTTGGCGCACATCATGTTGCCGTCAAGCATCCAGGCCCGGAAGACTGACAACCGGGCAAAATTTGCAGATACAGCCATCTTGGATCTGATTACGGAAATGACAAAAATTGGGGCAAACCGTAACCGGTTGGTGGCCAAGATTGCCGGTGGGGCGCAGATGTTCACTTTCCCTGGGGTAACTGATGTGATGAAGATTGGCGACCGCAACGCAGAAGCGGTAGTAGAGACTTTGAAAAGAGAGCGCATTCCTCTGCTCGCTCAGGATACTGGTGGTAATTACGGTAGAACGATTCAATTCTGTACCAATAGTGGAAACTTATACGTCCGAACAATAGACCATGGGGAAAGGGTACTCTAAAATGGTTAAACTCAAGAATGAAGATCTCTGGGAAAGCTACAAGGTAAGAAAAGATGAATCTGCTAAAGAAGCGCTGATCTTAGAGTATGCCCCGCTGGTAAAATATGTAGCTGGGCGTCTGGCCGTTGGTTTGACTGCCAAGGTTGAATTAGATGATTTGATTGGTTTCGGTATTTTCGGGTTGATTGATGCGATTGAAAAGTTTGACCATACTCGAGGAATCAAATTTGAAACTTATGCCCTGGCCAGGATTCGCGGCTCGATTATCGATGGATTGAGGGCGATGGATTGGGTTCCCCAATCTGTTCGGCAAAAGGCACGGGAAATAGAAAAAACCTATACCCGGTTAGAAAATGAATTGGGGCGTTCCGTTTCAGACCTTGAGGTCAGCCAGGCCCTGGGTATATCACTTGATGAATTTCACCAGTTGTTAGGGGAAGTAAGTTATACTTCTTTATTATATCTGGAAGATTTGTGGTTAGGTGAGGGAGCGGATAGCGACTCGGTTCGTGTAATTGAGATGATTTCCGACCCCAATGTGGAAGATCCCACGCTGCGGTTAGAGTTTGAGGAGACCAAACAGCTACTTGCTGAGGCAATTGACAAGTTACCGGAAAAAGAGCGGATAGTTATTTCTTTATATTACTATGATGGTCTGACCCTTAAAGAAATCGGTGCCGTGCTTGGGCTATCCGAATCGCGGATTTCCCAACTGCATACGAAAGCTATTCTCAGGCTCAGGGGTCGCTTAAGCCGTCAAAAGAAAAAGATATTTGGGATTTAGAGAAAAATCAGTTTTTAAACATAATTTTGTGATCCGTCGATAATATAAATATCAAGTTTAATGTTGCTGCTTATATCTGGACTGAGAGGTGAGGACCCGTGGTGTCCGAAAAGGATAATCCAGTCCCCGAAATGGAGATCCTGGTCAAGATCAGTGATGACAAGATGGAAGCAACCTTGTATATTAACCGGCGGCCAGGAACTTCCCCAGTTACAGAAAGCCAGATCTATCAAGCATTGAAAGACAAGGGAGTGATCTTTAGTATTAATGAAGAAGCAGTCCGGGAGGCGGTCCGGCTTTCTGCTGAATCAAGTGAAGAGTTAATCAAAATCGTGGTGGCCAGAGGGAAAGAAGTTGAACACGGGCGGGATGCGCAAATAACTTACCATTTCCCTTTACCGGGTAAGGCTAAACCGATTGAGCGGGAAGATGGGACAGTAGATTTCTATAACCTTAATCTAGTGCATAATGTTCGCGCTGGAGAGGTCTTGGCGACAAAAATCCCAGCGGTGCCAGGCGAACCTGGCATTACCGTAACTGGTCAGATGATTCGTCCACTCCCGGGGAAAAACATTAATTTTCGACGGGGGAAAAATACTATCGTGGACAAGGATGGCTGCGCCGTGGTGGCGACGACGGCGGGCCATGTGGTGCTAATCGATGGGATTGTCCACGTGTTTCCAGTCTATGAGGTAAACGGTGACGTAGACCTGAGTACGGGCAACATCAATTTTGTGGGGAACGTGATTGTGCGGGGCAATGTGAAAAGCGGCTTTATCGTTAAGGCTGAGGGAAACATTGAGGTCCACGGCACGGTGGAGGGTGGTAGTCTTTATGCCGAGGGTAATATCGAAGTAAAAAAAGGCATTATGGGACAAGGCAGAGGAATAGTCTGGGCCAAAGGTAGTGTTTTTGCTCGGTTTGTAGAAAATGGAGAGATTCAGGCCGGTGAGAATGTCGTGATCGCTGATGCAATTATGAACAGCAATGTCAGTGCGGGCAAATGCATCATTGTTGAGGGACGGCGTGGGGTAATCGTGGGAGGAGTATGCCGGGCGGCGGAAGAAATTAAGGCCAAAGTTATTGGGTCCTTACTGGCTCCCCCCACCCAGGTTGAGGTGGGAGTTAAGCCTGAAATCAGACAGGCATACAAACAAACTACCAGTGATCTTATCGCAAGAGAGAAAAATCTGGAGAAAGTGCAGCAGGTGCTGGGTGTTCTTAGTTATGTAGAAAAAACTCGGGGTGAACTGCCCCCGGAAAAGCAGGAACTCCTGGCCCGGTTACGGATGACGGAATCGCAATTGCTCCGGGATATCAAAGAACTGCGGCAGAAAAAACAGGCCCTGGAAGAGGAACTGGCTGAATTGCGTCGCTGTAAGGTGCGGGTATCAGGTACGATTTATCCCGGGGTTACTGTTGTAATTGGGCAACTGACTATGCACGTCAATGATCCGCTGCAGTATGTGACGCTTACGGAAGACATGGGAGATATCAAGATTTATCCCTACTTTTAAAGGGAAAGGGTGAACCAGGATGTCAATTCGTTCCCTTGACCTGCAGGTACTCTTGCCCCATACTCAGGAGGTGAGCCGGACTCAGCGAATTCAGCAACAAGGTCCGGAGCAGCAGCAACAAGAATTTGCCGCGCAACTTGAGCAGCAGGTCGAACGCCAGCAGGGAGCAGTTCGGTCAACACCGAAAGGGGAACAGGCCCTGATCCATGAACGCGAAACCTCTACCGGCCGGGGGGCAGCCCGGCAGCAGAGAAAATCGTCGAAGAAAAAAGAAGATGATTTGTTGGAAAGCCTAACTGAACCATCATTGGGCCAGGTTATCGACATCAAAGTCTGATACATTAAAAGGAGTTGGTGAGCAATTGAATTATGCAATGCTGGTTTTAGGGTTGATAATGTTAGGTGGGGTGCTGGTCTTCAGGAACCAGACTGGTCGTCACGCGACTTTAGCTGCCGAAAAGAGAGAACTCAATGATTTATTGGATGAGGCCCGACTGGTTAAATCAGAACTGGAAGAATTGTTGCGCGAAACAGTTAAAGTATCCGAGCAGTTAGTGCACCAGGTTGAAACCAGGTTGATTACTCCTCTTGTAAATGATAATCAAATTGGCCAAACCAAAGACGAACGTGAGGATGCGCCGGAGTTGAAGCGGCATGAAGCCATGTTTAGGGAAATCAAGTCTAATGTAAAAACTACCAGGAAATCAACAAAACAGTCCCGCCCCAATCCCAATAAAGTGTTAAGAGACTCTTCGAATATTATCAGCCTAGCAGAAAGTATGTCGGCGGAGAACAGGTTGCTGGATCGCTATGGACAAATATATCATTTGGCAGAACAGGGGTGGAGCATCAGAGAGATCGCGCAGGCCCTTAATCTGGGCCAGGGTGAAGTGGAACTGGTCCTTGAACTCAAGAAGAAACAAACTATGTATAATCAGCCAAGTAACTGGTAATAATTACATTAAATTTATCAAAACTCTGATCAGGCATTGTCAAGAACGCATCTGGTGTGTTATACTAAAAAATGGTGTAAAAAATACACACGTCTCTCGAGCTCGGTAAGGGTGCCACCTGTGGTGGTCTTGCCGAAAGATGACAGAGACGGAGGAAAAACCAGAGAGGAGGTGTTTTCGTGGCCGTTATTTCAATGAAACAACTGCTAGAAGCCGGTGTGCACTTTGGGCATCAAACCCGCCGGTGGAATCCCAAGATGGCACCCTACATTTTCACGGAGCGGAATGGTATTTATATCATTGACTTGCAAAAGACCGTGAAAAAGGTCGAAGAGGCTTATAATTTTATTCGGGACGTGGTGGCCCAGGGTAAGTCTGTTCTCTTTGTAGGGACCAAAAAACAAGCCCAGGAATCGGTTAAAGAAGAAGCCCAGCGGTGTGAAATGTTCTACGTTAATGAGCGGTGGTTAGGTGGACTCCTGACTAACTTTCCCACCATTCAAAAGCGTATTCAGCGGTTACGTGAACTGGAGCGGATGGAGCAAGATGGCTCCTTGACCGTCCTTCCTAAAAAGGAAGTCGCCAAGTTGATGGGGGAAAAGGAGAAGCTTGAGCGTTTCCTTGGCGGGATCAAAGACATGCACCAGTTACCGGGGGCTTTATTTGTTATTGATCCCCGGAAAGAACGAATTGCGGTGGCTGAGGCACGTCGACTAGGGATACCCCTTGTGGCGATTGTTGATACTAACTGTGATCCCGACGAGATTGACTATGTGATTCCGGGTAATGATGATGCGATCAGGGCCGTAAAGCTCCTGACTTCCAAGATGGCAGATGCTGTTTTAGAGGCCAAGCAGGGGCAACAAATGACGGAAGCGGCGGAATAACAAAGGGGTAGGGGTGACGGAGAAGGGCGAAAAACCCTATCTCTCATCCCTATTTTGTTTATGTAAAGAGGAGGTAGATGTTCATGGAAGTTACGGCGGCAATGGTTAAGGAACTACGCGAACGAACCGGTGCAGGGATGATGGATTGCAAGAAAGCACTGGCTGAAACCAATGGCGATATTGACAAGGCTATAGAAATTTTACGGGAAAAAGGATTGGCCGCGGCGGCCAAGAAGGCAGGACGAATTGCTGCTGAGGGACGAGTCGAGGCTTACATCCACGGGCCTGGCCGAATTGGCGTTTTGGTTGAAGTCAACTGCGAAACAGATTTTGTGGCCAAAACAGATGAGTATCGAGAGTTTTGTAAGGACATCGCCATGCAGATCGCAGCGGCCAAGCCGGAGTACGTGAGCCGCGAAGAGGTGCCAGCTGCAGTTATTGATAAGGAAAAGGCGATCCTGCGGGCCCAGGCTTTAAATGAAGGCAAACCTGAAAAGATCGTCGAAAAAATGGTTGAGGGTCGAATCGAGAAGTTTTTCAAAGATGTCTGTCTGCTGGAGCAGCCGTTTATTAAAAATCCTGATATAACTGTTCAACAAGTGTTGATGGAAAAGATCTCCAAGCTGGGAGAAAACATTGCCATTCGCCGTTTTGTTCGCTATGAAATGGGTGAAGGGATCGCCAAGCGCGAAGATAATTTTGTCGCTGAAGTCATGGCCCAGGTGCAGAAGGGTTAACAAGTTATGGTTGAGGAAAAAGGAATTTGTCAATTATTGTAGAAGAATATTTCGGAAAAGAGCTTGGAGGTAATTCAGTTCGTGACCGGACCAAAATTCCAGCGAGTGGTGCTGAAGCTGAGTGGAGAAGCTTTAGCAGGAAACAAAGGATATGGAATTGACCAGGACACAGTGAACACTATTGCCCAACAGATCCGTGAAGTCAAGGACCGGGGAGTAGAAGTGGCGATCGTTGTCGGGGGAGGTAACATCTGGCGTGGGGTAGCTGGGAGCGCCAAAGGGATGGACCGGGCAACGGCTGACTACATGGGGATGCTGGCGACGGTAATTAATTCGCTGGCTTTGCAGGATGCGCTGGAAAAAGTCGGTGTCGATACTCGCGTCATGTCGGCGATTGATATGCGCGAAGTCGCTGAACCGTACATCCGCCGGCGGGCGATACGCCACCTGGAAAAGGGGCGTGTGGTCATTTTTGCAGCAGGCACGGGTAACCCTTATTTTTCAACCGATACGACGGCGGCTTTACGGGCAGCGGAAATTGAGGCCCAGGTTATCCTGATGGCAAAAAAAGTTGATGGGGTCTATGATTCCGATCCTCTGATTAACCCGGATGCCAAGATGTATAAAGATTTGGAGTACATAGAGGTTTTAAATAAGGGTCTGGGGGTTATGGATTCTACCGCGACCTCATTGTGCATGGATAACAAGATACCGATCATTGTGTTTAACCTTAACCAAGAGGGCAACATTATGAAGGTGATCATGGGAGAGGAAATTGGAACCTATGTGGGGAGGTAGAGATGATGTTGGACCAACTGGTTAATGATGCTGAACAGCGTATGCAGAAGGCCATTGAAGCCCTCAAGAAAGAATACGCTACTTTAAGGGCTGGTCGGGCTACTCCTGCCCTTTTGGATAGAGTCCTGGTTGATTATTACGGGACGCTTACCCCGATCAATCAATTAGCCAATATTGGCGTGCCCGAACCGCGCATGCTCGTCATTCAGCCCTGGGATAAAAGCACAATCCCCGCGATTGAAAAGGCGATCCTGAAGTCAGATCTGGGGGTTACCCCAACCAGTGACGGGGTCGTGGTCCGGATCGTTATCCCCCAATTGACCGAGGAGCGACGCAAAGAATTGGCCAAAGTCGTGAAGAAAAAAGCTGAGGAATCAAAGGTGGCTGTACGCAACATCAGACGCGAAGTTAATGACAAGATGAAGAGCATAGAAAAGAAGGGAGAAATCTCCGAGGATGAAGCAAAACGTGGTCAGGACTCCGTTCAGAAACTAACTGATAATTATATTAAAATGATCGATAAGGTTATGGAAGCGAAAGAAAAAGAGATTATGGAAGTATGATGGGTGAGAGGAAACCGCCAAATTTGGTGGCCTGGGAGGCCGAGGTTGCTGTCCAACGGTTGGAAGCAGAAGGTTGGACAGTACGTGTGGTAGTCACTAAACCACCGCAGGGTAGAGCTGGTGCTCTCAGGCGGGTGGTTCGTCAGAAAGTGATTGGTGAACGGTTGGTAGAACTTGTTGTGGCGGGTATGGTACCGGAGGGAAACGCTGATATAATGAGCGAGCTTAAGGAGTAGAGCATGAACCCCCTTGGTGAGGGGGCTTTGTTCATTTGCTTTTGTTCAAAGTAATTTCAGGTCTTCTTGTGAAAAAAAGATTCATGTCTATTAGTTGGGAGGTGGAAGCATGGCGGCAAGGCTGGGTGGATGGTGGCGGCGCGGGGAGAAAAGTGAGCCAGATGAACAGCAGTTATTAGCTAGAATAAAGCCGGAACGCTTACCCCGACACATCGCAATTATTATGGATGGTAACGGGAGATGGGCGAGAGCACGTGGGCTCCCCCGGCTGGCCGGGCACCGTGTGGGGGTAGAATCGCTGAAGGAAATTGTGCGGACTTGTGGTGAGTTGGGGATTGCCGTTCTAACGGTTTATGCTTTCTCGACCGAGAATTGGAAACGGCCAAGCGAAGAGGTCAATGGACTTATGGACCTCCTGGTTGAGTATGTCCAGAAGGAGTTGGCGGAATTACATCAGCAGGGAGTAAAGGTTAGAACCATCGGTGATATTTCCAGATTACCCGTATCGGCTCAGGCCGAGTTAAACCGAGCAAAAGAACAGACGAAGAACAATCAGGGATTAGTGTTGAATATCGCTCTCAATTACGGCGGTCGGTTGGAAATTCTTGACGCTGTTCACCAGATTGCGTACCGGGTGAAAATGGGTGAATTAGCGATCGATGACATCGACGAGGCCTTTTTTGCTAGCCAACTGGATACGGCCGGATTGCCTGATCCAGACTTGTTGATTCGTACTTCTGGTGAAATGCGCGTCAGTAATTTCATGTTGTGGCAGATCGCTTACACGGAAATATGGGTTAGTCCAGTGATGTGGCCTGATTTTCGAAAGCATCATTTACTTCAAGCTATTATCGATTATCAGGAGAGAGACCGCCGATATGGCGGGATTAACGCTTGAGAAGCGGTGGTGATTGTTATGCTACGGTGGCGGATCTTAAGCGCCCTGCTGGGCATCCCAGTATTACTTGCTGTGGCTTATTTAGGCGGTTTATATCTTGCGACAGTGGTTGGGGTGCTTATCATTATTGGGACCGGGGAGTTTATCCGGCTGGCCCGCGCTATTCGACTTCAGCCGCACCGACTGATGACCAGTCTGGGAGGATTATCGTTTTTGGTCGGGGCATATCTTAGTAGCAGAGGATTAATTAGGGCGGACTGGTTGGCGCCGGTTTTGTTAGCGGTGGTGGGGGTAAACCTGGGTCTCTTAGTCATTACCTATCCACGCTATACGTTAAGCGACTCGGCTGTAGGCGTCTTCGGTAGTGTATATGTTGGCTGGCTGCTAAGTCACTTATTCCTGTTGCGCGACCTGGCCCCCCAGGGATTTGATTATTTGCTGCTGACCTTGATTTTAACCTGGTCAACAGATACGGGCGCTTATTTCACCGGGCGGGCAATCGGACGCAGAAAGCTGGCCCCGCAGGTTAGCCCCAATAAGACCCTGGAAGGAGCCTTGGGAGGAGTGGCTGGCAGCTTGTTGGCGGCCATGTTACTGTATTATTATTATAAACC is drawn from Bacillota bacterium and contains these coding sequences:
- a CDS encoding chemotaxis response regulator protein-glutamate methylesterase; this translates as MSKIRVLVVDDSAFMRKVISDLINADPQLEVVGTARNGEEALAKIGQLQPDVVTMDVEMPVMDGLTALDKIMRSQPLPVIMLSSVTQSGPAATMKALEKGAIDFIAKPSGPISLDINQVQNELILKIKTSKQARLTKSSGRILSQRSFNIKPPVSVCEPQLNRLVLIGTSTGGPRALNEVIPALPANFPAGVLIVQHMPPGFTRSLAERLDNLSAIHVKEAVDGDEVRAGVAYIAPGDYHMVLTANGRTGDRHLFIHLTQDPPIAGHRPSVDVMISSAAEVFWGPVVAVILTGMGQDGTQGVKKLKSRGQSKVIAEDQSTCVVYGMPKAAIESGCVDKVVPLPLVADEIMHMI
- a CDS encoding chemotaxis protein CheA translates to MDLTQYLELFLIESREHLENLNQYLLELENNPQNNMVVDEIFRAAHTLKGMAATMGYDGITELTHEMENVLSRLRNGELRADSQLIDLLLQCVDALQNMVEAIENGGNSGPSIEGLVAQLVAVGQLAAMVEPVEAEMVSIESQPAGNQMAYNSYEIALLKEAKIKGFSSFLLTVKVAPECLMKSVRAFMVFKQLEEIGEIIKSIPPAQDLEEGNFDWGFQVLLITREAPSVIAQRLSTISEITLIACEPVDVEEARRPVNEPGEAVSKADNGSDEHLLSRTGKPRQTVRVDIERLDNLMNLVGELVINKTRLEQIGLTNRLPELSETVEQFDRITTDLQSLVMKVRMVPVEQVFNRFPRMVRDLARELGKDINFQMEGKETELDRTVIDEIGEPLVHLLRNAIDHGIEKPQERRQVGKPAEGLVRLVARHEGNHVIIEVEDDGRGISLEKIRSKAVAKGLIGAKEAELLEPNAILNFIFQPGFSTADEVTDISGRGVGLDVVKTKIESLSGSIEIASVPGMGTKFKISLPLTLAIIQALLVNVGQEIYAIPLSSVDETTIVVPENIKRVQHQEVVVLRGSVLPIIRLHTLLNVPGTQELAEELYIVVVRKGDKRAGLVVDSLIGQQEIVIKSLGKLLTGIPGLAGAAILGNGEVSLILDVGSLF
- a CDS encoding chemotaxis protein CheW, translated to MNVSQTGVYGQELQLVAFILGTEEYAADILLVQEINRLLKITRVPKAPEFIEGVINLRGNVIPVFDLHKRLDLGKRKDTDRTRIIIVQVNDIRAGLIVDGVTEVLRLKADQVELPSTLDSTVALDFIAGVGKLNDRLLMLLKIDKVLGLEAVN
- a CDS encoding chemotaxis protein CheC, with the protein product MMVEDFSELSAMQIDALREIGNIGAGNAATALAQLLNRRINMAVPRISIVPFPKVPEAVGGAERLMVGVYLRVQGSAPGNILFLLPITNAYLLVDMLLGLPRGTTTALDDMGQSVLQEVGNILAGAYLNALSMFTSLNMVPSVPALAVDMAGAILSAVLFQLGEVGDHALLVETQFTENEIQVIGHFFLLPEPEALDTIMSGLGVNIQ
- a CDS encoding chemotaxis protein CheD, with protein sequence MSRVIQVGMADLRVAKAPDKLMTAGLGSCIGICLYDPIAKIGGLAHIMLPSSIQARKTDNRAKFADTAILDLITEMTKIGANRNRLVAKIAGGAQMFTFPGVTDVMKIGDRNAEAVVETLKRERIPLLAQDTGGNYGRTIQFCTNSGNLYVRTIDHGERVL
- the whiG gene encoding RNA polymerase sigma factor WhiG, giving the protein MGKGYSKMVKLKNEDLWESYKVRKDESAKEALILEYAPLVKYVAGRLAVGLTAKVELDDLIGFGIFGLIDAIEKFDHTRGIKFETYALARIRGSIIDGLRAMDWVPQSVRQKAREIEKTYTRLENELGRSVSDLEVSQALGISLDEFHQLLGEVSYTSLLYLEDLWLGEGADSDSVRVIEMISDPNVEDPTLRLEFEETKQLLAEAIDKLPEKERIVISLYYYDGLTLKEIGAVLGLSESRISQLHTKAILRLRGRLSRQKKKIFGI
- a CDS encoding DUF342 domain-containing protein; this encodes MSEKDNPVPEMEILVKISDDKMEATLYINRRPGTSPVTESQIYQALKDKGVIFSINEEAVREAVRLSAESSEELIKIVVARGKEVEHGRDAQITYHFPLPGKAKPIEREDGTVDFYNLNLVHNVRAGEVLATKIPAVPGEPGITVTGQMIRPLPGKNINFRRGKNTIVDKDGCAVVATTAGHVVLIDGIVHVFPVYEVNGDVDLSTGNINFVGNVIVRGNVKSGFIVKAEGNIEVHGTVEGGSLYAEGNIEVKKGIMGQGRGIVWAKGSVFARFVENGEIQAGENVVIADAIMNSNVSAGKCIIVEGRRGVIVGGVCRAAEEIKAKVIGSLLAPPTQVEVGVKPEIRQAYKQTTSDLIAREKNLEKVQQVLGVLSYVEKTRGELPPEKQELLARLRMTESQLLRDIKELRQKKQALEEELAELRRCKVRVSGTIYPGVTVVIGQLTMHVNDPLQYVTLTEDMGDIKIYPYF
- the rpsB gene encoding 30S ribosomal protein S2, which codes for MAVISMKQLLEAGVHFGHQTRRWNPKMAPYIFTERNGIYIIDLQKTVKKVEEAYNFIRDVVAQGKSVLFVGTKKQAQESVKEEAQRCEMFYVNERWLGGLLTNFPTIQKRIQRLRELERMEQDGSLTVLPKKEVAKLMGEKEKLERFLGGIKDMHQLPGALFVIDPRKERIAVAEARRLGIPLVAIVDTNCDPDEIDYVIPGNDDAIRAVKLLTSKMADAVLEAKQGQQMTEAAE
- the tsf gene encoding translation elongation factor Ts, translating into MEVTAAMVKELRERTGAGMMDCKKALAETNGDIDKAIEILREKGLAAAAKKAGRIAAEGRVEAYIHGPGRIGVLVEVNCETDFVAKTDEYREFCKDIAMQIAAAKPEYVSREEVPAAVIDKEKAILRAQALNEGKPEKIVEKMVEGRIEKFFKDVCLLEQPFIKNPDITVQQVLMEKISKLGENIAIRRFVRYEMGEGIAKREDNFVAEVMAQVQKG